One window from the genome of Microbacterium sulfonylureivorans encodes:
- a CDS encoding FecCD family ABC transporter permease, protein MSSSVREIRSRVRRRRTTVVASVLLAVAALAIVSLSIGDYPIAPADLWATLWGGGDRAQQYVVFQVRAPRLAMALLVGAALGAAGGLLQSLLGNPLASPDLLGISGGAGAAAVFGILVLGLGGPLLAVVAFAGGLLVASFLLLAGRHRADGGYRLILAGIGVAFLTVAITNYLMVRAQVELAQSALIWLTGSLASTPWWNVVIVLVAVVLATPAVIACARWLPITQMGASTAASLGVRASTVRIVTVLTAVLLTAVTCAFVGPIAFIALCAPAIARPLLGHGAVGIGTSAAIGAGLLTAADLVAQFALPGMSVPVGVVTGAIGAVFLLWLLATSKGRHL, encoded by the coding sequence GTGAGCTCGTCCGTCCGGGAGATCCGCTCCCGTGTGCGCCGCCGCCGGACGACGGTGGTCGCGTCGGTGCTCCTCGCCGTGGCCGCGCTCGCCATCGTGTCGCTCTCGATCGGCGACTACCCCATCGCGCCCGCCGATCTCTGGGCCACGCTGTGGGGCGGGGGAGACCGTGCGCAGCAGTACGTCGTCTTCCAGGTGCGTGCACCCAGGCTCGCGATGGCCCTCCTCGTCGGCGCGGCGCTCGGCGCGGCCGGTGGCCTGCTGCAATCGCTGCTCGGGAACCCGCTCGCGAGTCCCGATCTGCTCGGGATCAGCGGGGGCGCCGGGGCGGCCGCCGTTTTCGGCATCCTGGTCCTGGGACTCGGTGGACCGCTGCTGGCCGTCGTGGCCTTCGCCGGCGGTCTCCTGGTGGCCTCGTTCCTCCTGCTCGCCGGGCGCCATCGTGCCGACGGCGGCTATCGCCTCATCCTCGCGGGAATCGGCGTGGCGTTCCTGACGGTCGCCATCACGAACTATCTGATGGTGCGCGCCCAAGTCGAGCTCGCTCAATCCGCGCTGATCTGGCTCACGGGAAGCCTGGCGTCGACGCCGTGGTGGAACGTCGTGATCGTGCTCGTCGCAGTCGTGCTCGCCACGCCGGCGGTCATCGCGTGCGCGCGATGGCTTCCGATCACCCAGATGGGCGCGTCGACCGCCGCCTCCCTCGGCGTTCGGGCCTCGACGGTGCGCATCGTGACGGTGCTCACCGCAGTGCTGCTCACCGCGGTCACCTGTGCCTTCGTGGGGCCGATCGCATTCATCGCGCTGTGCGCTCCGGCCATCGCGCGGCCACTGCTCGGTCACGGCGCCGTGGGCATCGGGACGAGCGCCGCCATCGGCGCGGGCCTGCTCACCGCGGCAGATCTGGTGGCGCAGTTCGCGCTGCCCGGCATGTCCGTTCCGGTCGGCGTCGTCACCGGCGCGATCGGCGCGGTCTTCCTGCTCTGGCTCCTCGCGACGTCGAAAGGACGACACCTGTGA
- a CDS encoding ABC transporter ATP-binding protein, with translation MTTSPAPLLSVRGLAAGYPGRRVIDDLDLDFAPGRITMIIGANACGKSTLLSVLARVNQPLAGVVELDGSDIATIPRRRFAQTVGLLPQHPTAPDGLTVAELVSRGRHPHRGVFQRWSAADTARVDDAMAKTGVSALADRPVGDLSGGQRQRVWIAMTLAQEPRVLLLDEPTTFLDLSHQIEVLDLLRTLNRTDGTTIVVVLHELNLAARYADDLVVMSEGRVVAHGAPSDVLTREVVSSAFDLDALVIPDPLTSTPLVIPVPGGAHAAADEA, from the coding sequence GTGACCACGTCACCCGCACCGCTCCTCAGCGTCCGGGGGCTCGCCGCCGGGTATCCAGGGCGCCGCGTCATCGACGATCTCGACCTCGACTTCGCCCCCGGTCGCATCACGATGATCATCGGCGCCAACGCGTGCGGGAAGTCGACGCTGCTCAGCGTCCTCGCCCGTGTGAACCAGCCGCTGGCAGGCGTGGTCGAGCTCGACGGGTCCGATATCGCCACGATTCCCCGCCGCCGCTTCGCCCAGACCGTGGGCTTGCTGCCGCAGCATCCCACCGCGCCCGACGGCCTCACTGTCGCCGAGCTCGTCTCTCGCGGCCGGCACCCGCATCGCGGCGTCTTCCAGCGGTGGAGCGCCGCCGACACGGCCCGCGTCGACGACGCCATGGCGAAGACCGGCGTCTCCGCCCTCGCCGACCGCCCGGTCGGCGATCTCTCGGGCGGCCAGCGCCAGCGGGTGTGGATCGCGATGACCCTCGCGCAGGAGCCGCGCGTCCTGCTGCTCGACGAGCCCACGACATTCCTCGACCTGAGCCACCAGATCGAGGTCCTCGACCTGCTGCGCACCCTCAACCGCACCGACGGGACGACGATCGTCGTCGTGCTCCACGAGCTCAACCTCGCCGCGCGCTACGCCGACGACCTCGTCGTGATGAGCGAGGGCCGCGTCGTCGCGCACGGCGCTCCGTCCGACGTGCTCACCCGTGAGGTCGTGTCGAGTGCCTTCGACCTCGACGCGCTCGTCATCCCCGACCCGCTCACCTCCACCCCCCTCGTCATCCCCGTTCCGGGCGGCG